Proteins encoded together in one Quercus lobata isolate SW786 chromosome 3, ValleyOak3.0 Primary Assembly, whole genome shotgun sequence window:
- the LOC115982008 gene encoding zinc-finger homeodomain protein 11-like yields MDFNPTTPTTTPTPDTDAETPPQTQPFKSLSFTNGSLKRHHPLPLPPQPKPQQEPPMLVSYKECLKNHAATMGGLALDGCGEFLPLPNATPSDPTSLKCAACGCHRNFHRRDTDSVPKVLNFHHQLKLSSPSSSPSTSTSPVRSPPPVSHLPPSQYYYSSPSSLPQMLLSLSTAAEPSSENPLGKKRFRTKFTQDQKEKMFAFSEKLGWTMQKCNDGLVEEFCNEVGIDRKVLRVWMHNNKSTLRKKEMGLLGHNSTVSDGTATFCCKKEIDYSANLHVSANGSAPSS; encoded by the coding sequence ATGGACTTTAACCCCACCACCCCCACCACAACCCCAACGCCAGATACAGATGCTGAAACCCCACCACAAACCCAGCCTTTCAAGTCCTTATCTTTCACCAATGGCTCACTCAAACGCCACCACCCTCTTCCACTCCCACCACAACCAAAACCACAGCAAGAACCACCCATGTTAGTGTCCTACAAAGAATGCCTTAAAAACCATGCTGCAACAATGGGTGGTCTTGCTCTTGATGGTTGTGGTGAGTTCTTACCTTTACCCAATGCCACTCCTTCTGACCCAACTTCACTAAAATGTGCTGCTTGTGGTTGCCACCGCAACTTTCACCGCCGTGACACTGACAGTGTCCCTAAAGTTCTCAACTTTCATCATCAACTCAAGCTTTCCTCTCCAAGCTCAAGCCCAAGCACAAGTACAAGCCCAGTAAGGTCACCACCACCAGTCTCACACTTACCACCATCACAATACTACTACTCATCGCCCTCATCCTTACCACAAATGTTGCTATCTCTAAGTACTGCAGCTGAGCCCTCCTCAGAGAACCCACTTGGGAAAAAGAGATTCAGGACCAAGTTTACACAGGACCAGAAGGAGAAGATGTTTGCGTTTTCTGAGAAATTGGGTTGGACAATGCAAAAGTGCAATGACGGTTTGGTGGAGGAGTTTTGCAATGAGGTTGGGATTGATAGGAAGGTCCTCAGGGTTTGGATGCACAACAACAAGAGCACTTTGAGGAAAAAAGAGATGGGTTTGCTTGGTCATAATAGCACTGTCAGTGATGGTACTGCTACTTTTTGCTGCAAGAAAGAGATTGATTACAGTGCTAATCTTCATGTTTCTGCTAATGGGTCTGCTCCTTCTTCTTGA
- the LOC115982815 gene encoding TATA box-binding protein-associated factor RNA polymerase I subunit B-like — translation MADPKNLACQTCGFVGLSSDSDGYFYCDRCGAQAEDFIETGVADEDFVDKGFGGSAVYVASLSRRVGGSQANIKPEPLSQPEFATPNSNLFWNSLTQNIDNEATPIKKEEEFYEADVDGPTGPEDFGGSVKVKPTFEDYYNEIRIRYVLGLQYMIQFQCEALVREFKVSPLICGLAGTIWMRFVACSAVFDDDWADQTIQNSEMERTDEPEDHKRRKYREEPHNMYGQRAVMIWYRSLRKRIPLSCSLGVSFLACHVAREAILPTDMVKWSLEGKVPYFAAFVEIEKCIGRPSSACPISSRIMFGPSQALPFQKLESLAAIIAQSIGLDLPPVNFYAIASRYLQKLCLPAEKILPHACRISEWSMPPGLWLSTNELRLPTRVCVMSILIVAIRILYNIHGFGVWEKSLSSHGDSSSTSNHIGQLDPMCDSEMGDDAGEASDSPCQGADDLGTNYYRHSSQVQKSKLDAAELLRKLEARYKEIANTYEYSKDLPTYLQYCKDVVFAGLEPSFEDHDEEKLIEEFWDFYQNEKDSEPSEDFEGGHRAFNQKRLRDEGLASHISLDNKRTRDEGCVSGPSSDDGTSHADESQPGLGGDKNSESNDQASAETLQSEAIRHLKLDMEENRFYYIPPRVKIKRLDYLHYVRKKDEGAYTYAAHADYYILLRACARVAQLDIRIMHTGVLSLEKRLAWLENRIDHCLHLTPPNVSCQFCSDIAPEHADDDSIGLSNLNI, via the exons ATGGCGGACCCAAAGAACTTGGCCTGCCAAACCTGCGGCTTCGTCGGCCTATCCAGCGATTCCGACGGCTATTTCTACTGCGATCGCTGTGGCGCCCAAGCCGAAGACTTCATCGAAACCGGCGTAGCAGACGAAGACTTCGTCGACAAAGGCTTCGGCGGCAGCGCCGTCTACGTCGCCAGCTTGAGCCGCCGCGTCGGCGGCAGCCAAGCCAACATCAAACCCGAGCCGCTTTCCCAACCCGAATTTGCCACCCCCAATTCCAACCTCTTCTGGAACTCTCTGACCCAAAACATTGACAACGAAGCCACACCCATCAAAAAAGAGGAAGAGTTTTACGAAGCCGACGTTGATGGGCCCACGGGTCCTGAGGATTTCGGGGGTTCGGTGAAGGTGAAGCCTACCTTTGAAGACTATTACAATGAGATTAGGATTCGGTATGTGTTGGGTTTGCAGTACATGATACAGTTTCAGTGTGAGGCTTTGGTGAGAGAGTTCAAGGTGAGCCCTTTGATTTGTGGGCTCGCTGGGACCATTTGGATGAGGTTTGTGGCTTGCTCTGCGGTTTTCGATGATGACTGGGCTGATCAAACCATTCAGAACTCCGAAATGGAGCGAACAG ATGAACCGGAAGATCATAAGCGACGAAAATACCGTGAAGAACCTCATAATATGTATGGTCAGCGAGCAGTAATGATTTGGTACAGATCCTTGAGGAAGAGGATCCCATTATCTTGTTCTTTAGGTGTTTCATTTCTGGCTTGTCATGTTGCCAGGGAAGCAATCCTGCCAACAGACATGGTGAAGTGGTCACTCGAAGGGAAGGTTCCATATTTTGCTGcatttgttgaaattgaaaaatgcaTTGGACGTCCATCAAGTGCCTGCCCTATAAGTTCAAGAATTATGTTCGGACCGTCTCAAGCTCTTCCATTCCAGAAGTTGGAATCACTGGCAGCAATAATTGCTCAGTCCATAGGCTTGGATTTACCTCCAGTCAACTTCTATGCAATAGCTTCCCGCTATCTGCAGAAGTTATGTCTTCCTGCAGAAAAGATTCTCCCTCATGCATGCCGCATATCTGAGTGGTCAATGCCTCCAGGTTTATGGTTATCAACAAATGAGTTAAGGCTTCCTACTCGTGTTTGTGTAATGTCAATACTGATTGTTGCGATAAGAATTCTATATAATATACATGGTTTTGGGGTATGGGAAAAGAGTTTGTCTAGTCATGGTGATTCATCTTCTACATCTAACCATATTGGACAATTAGACCCAATGTGTGATTCCGAAATGGGTGATGATGCTGGAGAGGCATCTGATTCTCCTTGCCAAGGTGCGGATGATTTAGGGACAAATTATTATAGACACTCATCACAGGTTCAGAAGTCTAAGTTAGATGCTGCAGAGCTTCTGCGCAAGCTTGAAGCAAGATACAAAGAGATTGCTAACACCTacg AGTATTCCAAAGACTTACCAACATATCTCCAGTACTGTAAGGATGTGGTCTTTGCTGGATTAGAACCATCATTTGAGGATCATGATGAGGAGAAGTTAATAGAAGAATTCTGGGATTTTTATCAGAATGAGAAG GATTCTGAGCCGTCAGAGGATTTTGAAGGGGGACATCGTGCTTTTAACCAGAAGAGATTGAGGGATGAAGGATTGGCTAGCCATATTTCCTTAGATAATAAGAGGACCAGAGATGAAGGGTGTGTTAGTGGCCCATCCTCTGATGATGGAACTTCTCACGCAGATGAGTCACAGCCAGGCTTGGGTGGTGATAAAAACTCTGAATCCAATGACCAAGCTTCAGCTGAGACTCTGCAAAGTGAAGCCATCAGACATTTGAAATTGGACATGGAGGAGAATAGGTTCTATTACATTCCACCAAGGGTCAAGATCAAAAGACTTGATTACCTTCACTATGTGAGGAAGAAGGATGAAGGAGCTTACACTTATGCTGCCCATGCTGATTATTACATACTGCTTCGTGCTTGTGCTAGGGTTGCACAACTTGACATTCGGATTATGCATACTGGGGTATTGAGTCTTGAAAAGAGACTAGCTTGGTTGGAAAACAGAATTGACCACTGCTTGCATTTAACACCACCTAATGTTTCTTGTCAGTTTTGTAGTGATATAGCACCAGAGCATGCTGATGATGATTCCATAGGGCTTTcaaacttaaatatataa